The Macaca mulatta isolate MMU2019108-1 chromosome 19, T2T-MMU8v2.0, whole genome shotgun sequence sequence TGGTGGGCGAGGCCAGGGCCGGGGCCGCTCACGGAAGACAGTGGCCTGAGCCCAAGCCGCACCGGAGCAGTGGATGAACTGAACGCCCCAGATTGGGGCCCGAGAGATATGGCCCTCGGTTTCCTTTCATAAAGGAGTCATGTCCCCCACCCTTCCACTCCAATAAACAACTGAACTGGCCAGGGGTCCACGTCGGCGTTTGGGATGGGGGATCCTGGAGCTCTGCAAAGCAACCCAGAGTCGCCTGGGCAGGTGACCCCGGGAGTCCCTCCCACCTGGTTTCTTCCTGGAAGCTGGGTCTCTCCCCTACCCTGCATGGGGTTGGTTTCATTGGTGGCAGTGGTGGTCATGAGGCTCCTCCCCACAGTCCCACCAAGAGCCCTGCAAGCAGACAGGTCACGCTTTCAGCAGATGAGCTTGAACCTCAAGAGGGCTGTGCACAATGAGGAAGGAAACGTGGGTGGAAAGGCACCCTGGCCTGCTCTGCTGGCTGGGCCAGGAactgggggtggggctggggcaggggcagggcccgcTAAGCCACCAGTGACTGGGGGAGGAGCTGCGGAACTGGGTGGCAGACACAGGCTGAGGCTCGGCACGGGAGCATGGCAGCCAACGTCTCAGGTAAGGAGAAGGCATGTTGGCTTTCTCTGGGGGTCTGTGGTTAGCCCTGCAGATTGTCAGGAGGTGGGGGCGGTGGGGCATGGGTATTGGTAAAACCTAGGTCTGGGGggggggcacagtggctcacgcctgtaatcccagcactttgggaggttgaggcgggcagaacatgaggtcaggagtttgagaacacccTGACCAGCcagaaaccccattgctactaaaaatataaaattagccggacctggtggcacgtgcttgtaatcccagctactcgggaggctgagacaggagaatcacttaaacgcgggaggcggaggttgccctccagcttgggcaacgagcaaaactctgtctcaaacctggtggtgtgagcctgagattccagctactggtgaggctgaggcaggaggatcacgaccCCAGGAGGTCCGAgactgcactgagctgtgattgctcctcagcctcggtgacagtgaaatcctgtctccaaaaaaagccAGTCTAGACGACACTTCCTCCCTGAGCAGGCTGGCGTTGGGAGTCCTCCGGAGGAGCCTGCCCCGGCCTGCGGTGGCAGGAGTGGGGTGTACAAGGAGTGAGTGCCCCtgtgctgctgggccctgggcaCTGCGGTGAGCACTGGCGCCAGTGGTGTGTAAGCAGGCCCCCCCATTCTCCCGAAAGGGAGATTTTTCTCACTGTCATCAGGTGAGGCACAGGGTATGGGGGAAAATACCGCAGGGAAGGGAGAGTGGAGGGCACATAGTGGTTAGAGTGGCCTTGGGCCCTCTCACAGGCAAGACCACAGACGTGGGGAAAGGAGCCTCAAGAAAGTCTGggtgaggccaggtgcggtggctcatgcctgtaatcccagcactttcggaggctgaggcgggcagatctgaggtcaggagttcgagacctcctggccaacatggggaaacccgatctctactaaaaatacaacatttaaaattaaaccaggcgtggtggtggttgcctgtagtcccagctactcaggaggctgaggcaggagaatcacttgaaccagggaggcagaggttgcagtgagctgagatcgcatcattgcactccagcctgggtgatgagagcgagactcttgtctcaaaaaaaaagaaaaagaatgtctgGGTATGAAGGTCCCAAGGCACAAGCCTGCAAAAGCAGCCGGGAAGCCAGGGTGGGCTGGCGCGAGGGAGTGAGTCGTGGAGCACAGAGGGTGGCACTGGGGGGTATGGCGGGCGGGAGTGCTCTTGTGGGACCTTGTGGGGTGAGTCTGGCTTTTTGGCGGCAACTCTGTGGCCAAGTGTGAGCACCTGGAAGCCAAAGGATGGGGACAGAACTCTGGTGCTCGCAGGTGCCCTctggtggccacagggagaagAGGCTGTGGGCGGCGGCTAGTGCTGAGGTCGGGGCAGGATGCCAGGGCTGGACCCCACCCCGGTGGGGCCTCAGACGGCACAGGTTTGAAGCGGAGCCAGCAGGCCTTGCCGGGGCTGGACTTTGAGGCGGCGGCCTCTAGTGAGGCCAGGGACTCCCACAGGCAGGTGTGGTGCGGGAGCAGGGTGGCCACTGCCCATGTTACCGGTGGACCCTGAGCTCCAAGACTGCCTGGCCTGCCTCAGCTGGTTCCTCGGGGCCCAATGCAGAACCCCGGCTCTGAGCCCAGACCTGTCCATATAAAGGAGTGGAGCCCGGTCTCCTTCCAGGGAGGGGAAAGAACTTGTGTCAAGGAATCCATGCCATGGCAGACGTGGGCTCGGGGGGCAGCAGGAGCTGCCATGTGGGAGAATAAGGCTCAGCTGGTGACACCTTCTGCCCACAGATGCCAAGTCCTGCCCTGCCAACTTCTCGGCAGCTGCCGACCACATCCTCAGTGGGTTCCAGGAAGACTTCCTGTGGCCCATACTGGTGGTTCAGTTCCTGGTGGCCTTGGCCAGCAATGGCCTGGCCTTGTACCGCTTCAGCACCCGGGAGCAGCGCCCGTGGTACCCCGCCGTGGTCTTCTCAGTCCAGCTGGCAGTCAGTGACCTGCTCTGCGCCCTGACGCTGCCCCCGCTGGCCGCCTACCTCTATCCCCCCAAGCACTGGCGCTATGGGGAGGCCGCATGCCGCCTGGAGCGCTTCCTCTTCACCTGCAACCTGCTGGGCAGCGTCATCTTCATCACCTGCATCAGCCTCAACCGCTACCTGGGCATCGTGCACCCCTTCTTCACCCGCAGCCACCTGCGGCCCAAGCACGCCTGGGCCGTGAGCGCCGCCGGCTGGGTCCTGGCCGCCCTGCTGGCCATGCCCACACTCAGCTTCTCCCACCTGAAGAGGCCACAGCAGGGGGTGGGCAACTGCATCGTGGCCAGGCCCGAGGCCTGCATCAAGTGTCTGGGGACAGCAGGTCACAGGCTGGAGGCCTACAGAGCATACAGCCTGGTGCTGGCGGGGCTGGGCTGCGGCCTGCCGCTGCTGCTCACGCTGGCAGCCTATGGCGCCCTCGGGCGGGCTGTGCTACGCAGCCCGAGCATGACTGTGGCCGAGAAGCTGCGTGTGGCAGCGCTGGTGGCCAGTGGCGTGGCCCTCTACGCCAGCTCCTACGTGCCCTACCACGTCATGCGTGTGCTCAACGTGGATGCTCGGCGGCGCTGGAGCACCCGCTGCCCGAGCTTTGCAGACGTGGCCCAGGCCACAGCAGCCCTGGAGCTGGGACCCTACGTGGGCTACCAGGTGATGCGGGGCCTCATGCCCCTGGCCTTCTGTGTCCACCCGCTGCTCTACATGGCCGCGGTGCCCAGCCTGGGTTGCTGCTGCCGACACTGCCCTGGCTACAAGGACAGCTGGAACCCAGAGGACGCCAAGAACACTGGCCAAGCCCTGCCCCTCAATGCCACAGCTGCCTCTAAACCGTCGGAGCCCCAGTCCCATGAGCTGAGCCCGTGACGTAGCCTAGCTGAAGCCGCCGCCTCACCCCAGGTGTTGCTGGAGAACCCTGAGGACAGGACCCCAGCCCCAACATGCCCCTTCCCCCAAAAGGCAACACCTGTGGTTGCAGCCAGCTCAGGCCCAGCTGCAGCCCAGGCAGGAGCAGTTGCCTTTCCCACCCAACAGCGCTGGCCACAGGGCTCCCTGCAGCGTCAGGGACCAAACCATGCCCAGGAGAGGGGAGGCGCTGGTCCCCGTCATAGGACTGGAGACACGAGAACAAACAGGACCGGGTAGAGAGAGTGGAGCTTTTTTATTGCCCTTGGAGCCCGCTCTCTCAGAGGCTGCCTTCTGTCGCCGAGGGTCCTGGGCCGAGCACGCGGTGGCAGCTGGCTTAGTTGGTGGACGGCctggggtaggggagggtggcagggTATGAGACCTCCAGGGGCGCCCCAAGACCCCAGACACCCAAATGGTGCCTTGTGGCGGGCTAGGGGCAGAGAAGGACGGGGCAATGGGAGGACAAAGCGGGCACTGAGCCAGATGGCCAGCCTCAAGGCCTGGCAGGACTGGCAGGGACCCCAGGCACAAGAGCTGCCACCCCTCTGCccctctgccaggttttggagaaaaacaataaaggacTGTCCCCTCAAAACCAGCTGGGGGACTGTTTAATTGGCACACGGCCACTGGTTGGCCCAAGGTTCCGTGGAGGTGCTGGGACGAGGTGgggagcaggggctggggtggggaggggtggggcgggggtggaGTCTTACTTGGCCCACTCGACATTGAGAATGAGGTGGTCGTAGCCGAAGCCAGACACCCCGGCGATGGCGCGCGCGGCATCCTCACGGCGGTGGAAGCTGATGAAGGCGAAGCCCTGTGCAGGGGCGGGGTGGGGTTAGGGGCACAAACTAGGACAGGCGACCCCAGGACAGGTGACCCTCACACAGCCCCGTCGCACCCGCCTGCCTGCCCACCTTGGACTGGCCGGTGGTCTTGTCCTTAGCCAGGTAGATGCGGGAAATGGAGCCGAAAGGCCGGAAGAGCTCCTGCAGGTCGGTCTCACGTGTGTCCTCTGACAAGTTGGTGACACGGATGGTGGCGTTGTCGTCGGCTGTGTGGGAGAGGGGAGGTGGCTGTGAGGGGGAGGCCCCTGCCCGGCCCTTGTGTGCACGCTTTGGGGATAATTACGAGGTGCCGGGAGATGCCCACCCACCAGCCTGGCATCAGGGTGCCCCTCACCTCTGCGGTTGGGCTGCATGGACTCCCCGCGGCGGCTGGCCCCGTCGcgcaggcttggtggcacgtacTTCCCTGTCTTGTTCTGCGTGGCCTGCACCGGCTCCAGCTCTGGGGACCAAAAGACAGTCAACTGAGTTCAACCTCACCCTGGCGCAGGAACAGGGACACAGCCGCCCCAGGAGGCTCAGGCTTCAGTGCTGACCCAGCGCAGGCACCGTGTGCCAAGCCACAGGCAGCCAGTTGGCCACGAGGACACCAAGGTGACACCTAGGAAGCTGACACCATTTGAGCTCCTGGCCGGTGACAATGGCGGAGGAAGAGGGAGCCCTGACCCCACCCCAGAGAGGGTGGGTTGGGGGGGTGGCGACGGGAATGGCAGCCTCACATCCACAGCGACAGCAGGCATGGGACACACGACAGGAACAGTGCCCAGGTTTCCCTCGCATGGTAGGCGACAAATGCACATCTCCACTCTCACACTCACCACCAGCAATCCCACCAAAAGATTCAGACGGCACAGCCACAGGCGTGCAACGGAGACACTACACACACAGTGTGTACACACAAGGGCCGACAGCAGCTCCCATCAGGACAGTCATAGGGCCACCAGCAGAGTCACAGCTGCCAAGTCACACATATACGAGAGACGCCGGTCTCCCAACCACAGGAGGTACAGCCAATTAGGAAGGCACAGACGCCCTGAGAAGAGTCGGGCGCCATCAACCCTGCCACGCTGTCGTGTGGGAGATGACAGCACAAAGGCAGCACTGGGGACAGAACCCGCGCACTGACAGCAGGACCCCCCGCCCCCGCCATGGCAGCCAGCATCCCCAGCCCCGCACCTCCCGGCAGCTTCTCCTTCTCGCCGGTAGACAGGCCCAGCTGCTCGGCCAGCTCCTTCTGCATGGGACCCAGCGTGTCCTTGTAGGGGCAGCGGGTGGTCCAGTGGTCGCCCTTGCAGATGCGGCAAGACACGATCTTCTGGCCCTTGAGTTTGTTCATGGGGTCCTCCTCCTCCTGGCAGTTCAGGTCCTGGCAGGGGCGGGTTGTG is a genomic window containing:
- the P2RY11 gene encoding P2Y purinoceptor 11 (The RefSeq protein has 2 substitutions compared to this genomic sequence), whose translation is MAANVSDAKSCPANFSAAADHILSGFQEDFLWPILVVQFLVALASNGLALYRFSTREQRPWYPAVVFSVQLAVSDLLCALTLPPLAAYLYPPKHWRYGEAACRLERFLFTCNLLGSVIFITCISLNRYLGIVHPFFTRSHLRPKHAWAVSAAGWVLAALLAMPTLSFSHLKRPQQGVGNCIVARPEACIKCLGTAGHRLEAYRAYSLVLAGLGCGLPLLLTLAAYGALGRAVLRSSSMTVAEKVRVAALVASGVALYASSYVPYHVMRVLNVDARRRWSTRCPSFADVAQATAALELGPYVGYQVMRGLMPLAFCVHPLLYMAAVPSLGCCCRHCPGYKDSWNPEDAKNTGQALPLNATAASKPSEPQSHELSP
- the EIF3G gene encoding eukaryotic translation initiation factor 3 subunit G, which encodes MPTGDFDSKPSWADQVEEEGEDDKCVTSELLKGIPLATGDTSPEPELLPGAPLPPPKEVINGNIKTVTEYKIDEDGKKFKIVRTFRIETRKASKAVARRKNWKKFGNSEFDPPGPNVATTTVSDDVSMTFITSKEDLNCQEEEDPMNKLKGQKIVSCRICKGDHWTTRCPYKDTLGPMQKELAEQLGLSTGEKEKLPGELEPVQATQNKTGKYVPPSLRDGASRRGESMQPNRRADDNATIRVTNLSEDTRETDLQELFRPFGSISRIYLAKDKTTGQSKGFAFISFHRREDAARAIAGVSGFGYDHLILNVEWAKPSTN